The following are from one region of the Polyangiaceae bacterium genome:
- a CDS encoding acyl-CoA dehydrogenase family protein → MFEFSLSDKQKQLKEALRGLGKSVIRPSSLEWDRNKDIPLEFLRNFYMMSASMRGGSSTMTELTEGSTGSEGGPSSGNRTAAIAAEELAWADASIMLSVPGAGLGGPPVRSSGTPEQRERFFGVFRDMSDELRWGAYGLTEPGAGSDVASIRTSCRKEGDHYVLNGRKCYITNGGRASWVVIFATIDPTLGRAGHRAFVVERGTPGFFVGKIEDKLGLRANETAELVLEDCHVPVENLLGGEERYQTKEGFMTAMKTFDNTRPLVAAMACGIGRAAYEYARDFVRDNYQLSRPIPRYAAIAERLARVNRNLEAARIMVWKAVWMADQGIPNAKESSMSKALAGQAAIRACIDAIEICGAHGTLSEDHALLEKWFRDIKVYDIFEGTGQIQRIVISKRLMSNLRGF, encoded by the coding sequence ATGTTCGAGTTTTCGCTGAGCGACAAGCAGAAGCAGCTCAAAGAGGCGTTACGCGGTCTCGGTAAGAGCGTGATCCGTCCGAGCAGTCTGGAGTGGGACCGTAACAAGGACATCCCACTCGAGTTCTTGCGCAACTTCTACATGATGAGCGCGAGCATGCGTGGCGGAAGCTCCACGATGACCGAACTCACGGAGGGCTCCACCGGCTCCGAAGGCGGCCCTTCCTCGGGGAATCGAACTGCGGCGATCGCGGCAGAAGAGCTCGCCTGGGCCGATGCTTCCATCATGCTGAGCGTTCCTGGCGCTGGCCTCGGCGGACCGCCAGTGCGATCGTCGGGAACTCCCGAGCAGCGGGAGCGCTTCTTCGGCGTCTTTCGCGATATGTCCGACGAGCTGCGCTGGGGTGCCTACGGATTGACGGAGCCCGGGGCAGGCAGCGACGTCGCCAGCATCCGCACCAGCTGCCGCAAGGAAGGTGACCACTACGTCCTAAACGGCCGCAAGTGCTACATCACCAACGGCGGTCGCGCCTCCTGGGTGGTGATCTTCGCGACCATCGATCCGACCCTCGGCCGCGCCGGACATCGCGCCTTCGTCGTCGAGCGGGGTACCCCAGGGTTCTTCGTTGGCAAGATCGAAGACAAGCTCGGTCTGCGCGCGAACGAGACCGCGGAGCTGGTGCTCGAAGACTGTCACGTGCCGGTTGAAAACCTGCTTGGCGGAGAAGAGCGCTATCAGACGAAGGAAGGCTTCATGACCGCCATGAAGACCTTCGACAACACGCGTCCGCTAGTGGCTGCGATGGCGTGCGGCATCGGCCGTGCTGCCTATGAGTACGCCCGAGACTTCGTGCGGGACAACTACCAGCTGAGCCGCCCCATCCCACGCTACGCTGCGATCGCGGAGCGCCTAGCCCGGGTGAATCGTAACCTAGAGGCCGCGCGCATCATGGTCTGGAAGGCGGTCTGGATGGCTGACCAAGGCATTCCAAACGCCAAGGAATCCAGCATGTCCAAGGCGCTCGCGGGTCAAGCGGCGATTCGAGCATGTATCGACGCGATCGAGATCTGCGGAGCACACGGTACGTTGTCCGAGGATCATGCGCTGCTCGAGAAGTGGTTTCGTGACATCAAGGTCTACGACATCTTCGAGGGCACCGGGCAGATCCAGCGCATCGTGATTTCGAAGCGCCTGATGAGCAACTTGCGGGGCTTCTAG
- a CDS encoding serine/threonine protein kinase, which translates to MKGPLEVFVRPSSALGAGSLPFVVDGPDTEADVLSPSERALLAQVLDARPIDPATRLQALLGTRVGRYQIEALLGAGGMGAVYRAMDGETRAPVALKLLHPTALGGKDERQYLEFRKRFRGEARRGLMVAHPGVARVYDAGEIDGHLFIAMEFIEGYTLRREIRRPTAPELPRRLSMLRQVADVLAAVHLQNLVHRDIKPDNVMVADGGKIKLLDFGLARFTKSPARELQGASDWTTQVATRGGVILGTPHYMAPEQVLGQRLTPAADIFALGITAFEFLSGERPFRGANSMHVMLSIARDEPLRLEDTFPEATPAVCELVAGCLHKDPLERPSAEALERQLAAVAVA; encoded by the coding sequence GTGAAGGGTCCACTGGAGGTTTTTGTTCGCCCCTCTTCCGCGCTGGGAGCGGGTAGTCTCCCCTTCGTGGTGGACGGCCCGGACACGGAGGCAGACGTCCTCTCGCCAAGCGAGCGGGCGCTTCTGGCGCAGGTGCTCGACGCGCGCCCCATCGATCCGGCGACGCGTCTTCAGGCTCTGCTCGGCACACGCGTCGGCAGGTACCAGATTGAAGCGCTACTGGGGGCTGGCGGCATGGGGGCCGTGTATCGCGCGATGGACGGCGAGACGCGCGCGCCGGTGGCGCTCAAGCTGCTCCATCCGACGGCTCTCGGCGGCAAGGACGAGCGACAGTACCTTGAGTTTCGAAAGCGTTTCCGTGGGGAGGCGCGCCGGGGGCTGATGGTCGCGCACCCGGGCGTCGCACGGGTGTACGATGCGGGTGAGATCGATGGTCACCTGTTCATCGCCATGGAGTTCATCGAGGGTTACACGCTGCGCCGAGAAATTCGCCGACCAACGGCTCCGGAGCTGCCGCGGCGGCTCTCGATGCTACGCCAGGTTGCCGACGTGCTTGCTGCGGTGCACCTTCAGAACCTCGTCCACCGGGACATCAAGCCGGATAACGTGATGGTCGCTGACGGGGGCAAGATCAAGCTGCTCGACTTCGGGCTCGCACGGTTCACGAAGAGCCCCGCGAGAGAGCTCCAAGGGGCGAGCGACTGGACCACTCAGGTGGCCACGCGCGGCGGAGTCATTCTCGGAACGCCTCACTATATGGCACCCGAGCAAGTGTTGGGGCAGCGCCTGACGCCAGCTGCTGACATCTTCGCCTTGGGCATCACGGCCTTCGAGTTCTTGTCCGGTGAGCGCCCTTTTCGTGGGGCCAACTCGATGCACGTCATGCTGTCGATCGCGCGCGATGAACCGCTTCGCCTCGAGGATACTTTCCCTGAGGCAACGCCAGCGGTCTGTGAGCTAGTCGCTGGTTGCCTACACAAGGATCCGCTCGAACGCCCCTCCGCAGAGGCACTCGAACGGCAGCTGGCAGCCGTGGCGGTGGCGTAG
- a CDS encoding AgmX/PglI C-terminal domain-containing protein — protein MTTQPMATQGRTPGAAISLRAAAVWGTNVVAVRDLGGGESFVLGDHERAVLPKPDGVPMADAPVQAMAGGWQLDCRGCVGGVVYLRGRQENPADLGRSGAPVPIVAGDYGLLQYGSFSIFFQFTETSAAPRGSLIIPWVLLVAFIFAAMSVVGFLVIAWRLATPPAVPKPIELTDRKELLLRFNMKEEEPEETKPEVSNEEGQDKGSGVKDPGAQDKKDQGGGKKIAGAEGKLGKQGEADETRMPGEPKPGLGGMSEVLSSEVGAEVQKTLGTISSVADALGGLGSNDIVLGKGPGLGLKGSGSGGGGDGPGGVPYGSGTLDTGWGPGKGGGYGTGRGGPGGKGTGGNGKGGSGDGTGAGSGRGGGERDVEGKGGGKKTGQGLTPQQIASVMNSRYGAFRACYDSALAREPTLQGGAAASFSITPGGSVSSANVSGSVGPRVTSCILRQVRRLSFPTADKPTGANYSWSFRPSAKKK, from the coding sequence ATGACGACGCAACCTATGGCAACTCAGGGACGGACTCCGGGAGCAGCCATCTCGCTGCGCGCTGCGGCGGTCTGGGGCACGAACGTCGTGGCGGTTCGCGACCTCGGCGGTGGCGAGTCGTTCGTCCTGGGAGACCACGAACGCGCGGTTCTGCCGAAGCCCGACGGCGTGCCGATGGCCGACGCCCCAGTCCAGGCCATGGCGGGCGGTTGGCAGCTGGATTGCCGAGGCTGCGTTGGGGGCGTCGTGTACCTGCGCGGCCGCCAGGAAAACCCAGCGGACCTCGGTCGCAGCGGCGCACCCGTGCCGATTGTTGCTGGGGACTACGGGCTGCTGCAGTACGGCTCGTTTTCGATCTTCTTTCAGTTCACGGAGACGTCAGCTGCACCACGCGGAAGCTTGATCATTCCGTGGGTGCTGCTGGTCGCGTTCATCTTCGCGGCCATGAGCGTCGTCGGGTTCTTGGTGATCGCCTGGCGCCTCGCCACGCCGCCCGCGGTGCCGAAGCCAATCGAGCTTACGGATCGTAAAGAGCTGCTCCTCCGCTTCAACATGAAGGAGGAGGAACCAGAAGAAACGAAGCCCGAAGTCAGCAACGAAGAGGGGCAGGACAAGGGCTCCGGCGTGAAAGACCCGGGAGCTCAGGACAAGAAGGACCAGGGCGGCGGCAAGAAGATCGCTGGCGCTGAGGGCAAGCTCGGCAAGCAAGGGGAGGCGGACGAGACCCGCATGCCCGGCGAGCCCAAGCCCGGCTTGGGCGGCATGAGCGAGGTGCTCTCGAGCGAAGTCGGCGCTGAAGTACAGAAGACCCTCGGCACCATCAGCTCCGTCGCAGATGCGCTCGGTGGCCTTGGGTCCAACGACATCGTGCTCGGGAAGGGACCTGGACTCGGCCTCAAGGGCAGCGGGTCCGGCGGTGGCGGTGATGGCCCCGGCGGGGTTCCGTACGGATCCGGAACTCTCGACACGGGCTGGGGGCCGGGTAAGGGTGGCGGCTATGGCACCGGTCGTGGCGGACCTGGCGGTAAGGGAACTGGCGGCAACGGCAAGGGCGGCAGCGGTGACGGAACCGGGGCCGGCAGCGGGCGTGGCGGCGGCGAGCGTGACGTTGAAGGCAAGGGCGGCGGAAAGAAGACCGGGCAGGGGCTGACACCTCAGCAGATCGCCTCGGTGATGAACTCCCGCTACGGTGCATTCCGCGCGTGTTACGACTCAGCACTTGCACGCGAGCCCACGCTTCAAGGCGGCGCCGCAGCCAGCTTCTCGATCACTCCAGGCGGCAGCGTCAGCTCGGCTAACGTGAGCGGCTCCGTGGGTCCGCGCGTCACCAGCTGCATCCTGCGCCAGGTGCGCCGCTTGAGTTTCCCCACGGCGGACAAGCCCACGGGAGCGAACTACTCGTGGAGCTTCCGGCCAAGTGCGAAGAAGAAGTGA
- a CDS encoding helix-turn-helix transcriptional regulator: MRHDPVGILEVCYSLTEGFDDWLARLTHALQPSLDVGLGVFCTGMYLTPGGPEHAFVRTLGDVPPNIAELLRLSQQTMPDPGEVTTTFASSRFTRARSEMSPNNLRRFDELAHPAGVRDGVGMVFSDGTLGVLVGGFHPEEARVGLSERRMWSQIAIHLSHGLRLRRRIARTPVAILESSGRLVHAESQAQGLRARELLRRHVRSMEKARSNTRRSDAPRAISLWQGLVDGRWSLVDRFEADGKRFVVALENPVAAASITRLSPKEAAVCQLAAQGHPLTAIASALGSRPSTVSTQLRQGMRKLKVSKRAELAQTWALLARGESDVLALAAIDRGLVCVRGTQAAQVPRSLTAAEQDVAKLVASGLSNREIAIQRGVSAHTVANQIQRIFDKLGVSSRLAVRELIEA; this comes from the coding sequence GTGCGACACGATCCGGTAGGCATACTTGAGGTTTGCTACTCGCTGACAGAGGGCTTCGACGACTGGCTCGCGCGCCTCACCCATGCTCTGCAGCCGAGCCTCGACGTGGGTCTCGGAGTATTCTGCACAGGCATGTACCTAACCCCAGGCGGACCCGAGCACGCGTTCGTGCGGACCCTGGGGGATGTTCCGCCGAACATCGCAGAGTTGCTGCGGCTGAGCCAGCAGACGATGCCAGACCCCGGTGAGGTCACGACGACTTTCGCAAGCTCTCGCTTCACCAGAGCTCGCAGCGAGATGTCCCCGAACAACCTAAGACGCTTCGACGAACTCGCCCATCCGGCGGGAGTGCGCGATGGCGTCGGTATGGTCTTCTCTGACGGCACGCTGGGTGTCCTAGTCGGGGGCTTTCATCCGGAAGAAGCGCGCGTTGGTCTCTCGGAACGCCGCATGTGGAGTCAAATCGCGATTCACCTCAGCCACGGGTTGCGACTGCGACGGCGGATCGCTCGGACCCCAGTGGCCATCTTGGAGAGTAGCGGGCGGCTGGTTCACGCAGAGTCGCAAGCCCAGGGCCTGAGGGCACGTGAGCTTCTACGGCGTCATGTCCGAAGCATGGAGAAAGCACGCTCGAACACCCGACGCTCCGACGCGCCCCGGGCTATCTCGCTCTGGCAAGGCTTGGTCGACGGACGTTGGTCTCTGGTCGATCGCTTCGAAGCCGACGGCAAGCGCTTCGTTGTCGCGCTGGAGAATCCAGTCGCAGCCGCGTCCATCACGCGGCTATCACCCAAGGAGGCCGCAGTGTGCCAGCTAGCGGCTCAAGGCCATCCGCTGACCGCGATCGCCTCCGCCCTTGGCTCCCGGCCTTCCACGGTTTCGACCCAACTCAGGCAGGGCATGCGCAAGCTGAAAGTCAGCAAGCGGGCCGAGTTGGCACAGACCTGGGCGCTGCTTGCGCGTGGTGAGAGCGACGTGCTTGCCCTGGCTGCCATCGACCGCGGCCTGGTGTGCGTGCGCGGTACCCAGGCAGCGCAGGTGCCCCGCAGCCTGACCGCAGCCGAGCAAGACGTCGCGAAACTGGTGGCGAGCGGCTTGTCGAACCGTGAGATCGCGATCCAGAGGGGCGTCAGCGCGCACACCGTCGCGAACCAGATCCAGCGGATCTTCGACAAGCTGGGTGTGTCGTCCAGGTTGGCGGTGCGAGAGCTGATCGAAGCCTGA
- a CDS encoding TetR/AcrR family transcriptional regulator: MSASQESSAALAEFKGNVEPAPRSEVGVGSVTRLSAAKSPDAAPESGRSPSSDNSRERIHAAARSLISRYGFDGVSLQKLADEVGLHKSTLFHHYRNKQQIAEEVLEATVASIVAHMEPLLGAEQKSLEQMLELSDRLVDHFSEQPDAARLLLAAMVAPQDSAVHNAGMSSGAVERFYVLLLGWLEGAREAEAIGHVSIRQSVFALMGLMLVYPAVADVESMIIGSEPFSESARRMRKQMLRAAIQGMLRPEA, encoded by the coding sequence ATGTCTGCCAGCCAAGAGTCTTCAGCCGCTCTCGCCGAGTTCAAGGGAAACGTTGAGCCCGCGCCCCGGAGCGAAGTGGGTGTTGGATCCGTGACGCGCCTCAGCGCAGCCAAGTCTCCCGACGCGGCGCCCGAGTCGGGTCGGTCGCCGTCGAGCGACAACTCGCGCGAGCGTATCCACGCGGCAGCGCGGAGCCTGATCAGTCGTTATGGTTTCGACGGCGTCAGCTTGCAAAAGCTGGCTGATGAGGTGGGCCTACATAAGAGCACACTCTTCCATCACTATCGGAACAAGCAGCAAATCGCGGAAGAGGTGCTGGAGGCGACGGTGGCCAGCATCGTCGCTCACATGGAGCCGCTACTTGGGGCCGAGCAGAAGTCCTTAGAGCAGATGCTCGAGCTGAGCGACCGGTTGGTCGATCACTTCTCCGAGCAGCCCGACGCCGCTCGGCTCTTGCTGGCAGCGATGGTCGCCCCTCAAGATTCAGCGGTTCACAACGCAGGCATGAGCTCGGGCGCGGTGGAGCGCTTCTACGTGTTGCTGCTTGGCTGGCTGGAGGGGGCGCGGGAAGCAGAGGCGATCGGTCACGTCAGCATCCGCCAGTCGGTGTTCGCGCTCATGGGGCTGATGCTGGTCTACCCCGCAGTCGCTGACGTCGAGTCGATGATCATCGGCTCAGAGCCGTTCAGCGAAAGCGCCCGTCGCATGCGCAAGCAAATGCTGCGCGCCGCCATCCAAGGCATGTTGCGCCCCGAGGCCTGA
- a CDS encoding acyl-CoA dehydrogenase family protein has translation MISFEPTEDQRLISETVLEFAKTTLSPRAREFEKAQRVPADVRSSVQEMQLGLAAFPEEAGGQALGLLTSVIINEELALGDPAAPFGLPGFGAFPLFALELGGSRAPELLKPFTLEGEGCFGAVAWSERKALSERPGFGCVAKREGSGYELTGEKCFVGSAGLAEQFIVFAQVDESAGWDGLGAFLVPRGTAGLSVGERHRTLGLDCADFRPLKLEGVKLPSEARLVSDLIGEPFTRAVLRAFAKYSLIVAARQVGLSRSAFETAREYCDIRQAFGKPIGHFQAVAFTLADRHMDGESASALCRRAAWCWDSGRPEEECLLRTAQAVAHAHEVAMRCADDAVQLHGGAGFMRDVIVEKMMRDAKQMALVGLTAEHMDQLAANLEVRGKLDSALVLPTPETQSVFV, from the coding sequence ATGATCTCCTTCGAACCCACCGAAGACCAACGCCTGATCTCCGAGACGGTGCTCGAGTTCGCGAAGACGACGCTGTCTCCGCGGGCACGCGAGTTCGAGAAGGCTCAGAGAGTGCCTGCCGACGTGCGTTCGAGCGTGCAGGAGATGCAGCTCGGGCTCGCGGCTTTCCCCGAGGAAGCAGGCGGGCAGGCGCTGGGCCTACTGACCAGCGTGATCATCAACGAGGAGCTCGCGCTGGGAGATCCCGCAGCTCCCTTTGGCCTGCCCGGCTTTGGTGCGTTCCCGCTGTTTGCGCTGGAGCTTGGCGGGTCGCGCGCTCCAGAGCTCTTGAAGCCGTTCACCCTGGAGGGCGAAGGCTGCTTCGGTGCTGTCGCCTGGAGTGAGCGCAAGGCACTCAGCGAACGCCCTGGCTTCGGCTGCGTCGCGAAGCGAGAAGGTTCCGGCTACGAACTCACCGGGGAAAAGTGCTTCGTCGGCAGCGCCGGCTTGGCAGAACAATTCATCGTCTTCGCTCAAGTAGACGAGTCCGCGGGGTGGGACGGGCTTGGCGCGTTCCTCGTGCCGCGGGGGACCGCGGGGCTCAGCGTCGGAGAGCGCCACCGCACGTTGGGGCTCGACTGCGCGGATTTTCGCCCGCTGAAGCTCGAGGGCGTGAAGCTCCCCAGCGAGGCGCGATTGGTCTCGGATCTCATCGGTGAACCCTTCACGCGGGCAGTCCTACGGGCGTTCGCCAAGTACTCTCTGATAGTTGCCGCGCGGCAAGTAGGTCTCAGTCGGTCAGCGTTCGAGACGGCACGCGAGTACTGCGACATCCGGCAGGCGTTCGGTAAGCCAATCGGTCATTTCCAGGCGGTGGCCTTCACTTTGGCCGACCGGCACATGGATGGAGAAAGCGCCAGCGCCCTCTGCCGCCGCGCGGCCTGGTGCTGGGACAGCGGCAGACCTGAGGAGGAGTGCTTGTTGCGCACGGCGCAGGCAGTTGCTCACGCCCACGAAGTAGCGATGCGCTGTGCCGATGATGCGGTCCAGCTCCACGGTGGCGCTGGCTTCATGCGGGATGTGATCGTCGAGAAGATGATGCGTGACGCGAAGCAGATGGCTCTGGTCGGTCTGACCGCGGAACACATGGATCAGCTCGCTGCCAACCTCGAAGTGCGAGGCAAGCTGGACTCAGCCTTGGTCCTCCCAACCCCCGAAACCCAGAGCGTGTTCGTTTGA
- a CDS encoding ferritin-like domain-containing protein translates to MSSIKQVRKQLKVPVAVASAVSRVFGLAVKSRFGRHRRWPEQQVLIDEPLALAEERTHRLRRIYTNAIRDSWDGHEVFRAAVHKHGGIQLSREKREALAHLMSMLMWGELAAWYVSAELAEQLEDLDARMAASSQVFDEARHFYVLRDYVALLHVPVPPLDPYFQAAVRSLLSAEDLTLKLFAMQLLAEGTAQSIFGFLAEANVEPVLSELLPLIEKDEARHVGLGVMHLPSRLAKLDARQCQRIAAHTETIGDMFAATQMRMIPHYRALDLDPRELFRRADRLLHGLGQKLGNVPGTDQSYFRTIDPTQPSYQAQLDFVLPPDGASPSGGTAWLYRVVELGARAMGARSHAA, encoded by the coding sequence ATGTCGTCGATCAAGCAGGTGAGAAAGCAGCTCAAGGTGCCGGTGGCGGTCGCCTCGGCGGTGTCTCGAGTCTTTGGTTTGGCGGTCAAGAGTCGCTTCGGTCGGCACCGGCGCTGGCCGGAGCAACAGGTGCTGATCGACGAACCTCTGGCGCTGGCGGAAGAGCGCACCCACCGCCTGCGGCGCATCTACACCAACGCGATTCGCGACAGCTGGGACGGCCATGAAGTTTTCCGCGCGGCAGTCCACAAGCACGGTGGCATCCAGCTGTCTCGGGAGAAACGCGAGGCGCTCGCGCACCTCATGAGCATGCTGATGTGGGGAGAGCTGGCCGCTTGGTACGTCTCGGCTGAGCTCGCTGAGCAGCTCGAGGACCTGGATGCTCGCATGGCGGCCTCGAGCCAGGTCTTCGACGAGGCTCGGCACTTCTACGTGCTGCGGGACTACGTGGCGTTGCTGCACGTCCCCGTTCCGCCTCTGGACCCGTATTTTCAAGCCGCGGTTCGCTCGTTGCTCTCGGCTGAGGACCTGACACTCAAGCTGTTCGCGATGCAGCTCTTGGCCGAGGGTACCGCTCAGTCGATCTTTGGTTTCCTGGCGGAAGCAAATGTCGAGCCGGTGCTGAGCGAGCTGCTACCGCTGATCGAGAAGGACGAAGCACGCCACGTCGGCCTTGGCGTCATGCACCTGCCGTCGCGTTTGGCTAAGCTCGACGCCAGACAGTGCCAGCGCATCGCGGCTCACACCGAAACCATTGGGGATATGTTTGCCGCCACGCAAATGCGCATGATTCCCCACTATCGCGCGCTGGATTTGGACCCGCGGGAGCTGTTTCGCCGCGCCGATCGGCTACTCCACGGCTTGGGACAGAAGCTCGGCAATGTGCCTGGCACCGACCAATCATACTTCCGCACCATCGACCCGACGCAGCCGTCCTATCAGGCTCAGCTCGACTTCGTGCTCCCCCCGGACGGCGCTTCGCCGAGCGGTGGTACCGCGTGGTTGTACCGTGTCGTCGAGCTCGGCGCGCGAGCCATGGGAGCGCGCTCTCACGCTGCGTGA
- a CDS encoding helix-turn-helix transcriptional regulator produces MSLGELATSISWAASEWCDIGGDLLWEQVCRGEFLISGVPGPPGYRHAMIRKRAPSTPLSDLERDALERLVRGCRLEQAFDLRVPVGTSASLAARAIRKSGAGSPIGVLRTWSILMSPGCEALQLLSDALVVRTATVPLPEEEELDSRELEVLTLVLAERSSADISMLCGVSPRAVARQLAAIFRKLQVSDRYELAHLAFIGRHPTQHVL; encoded by the coding sequence ATGAGCTTAGGTGAATTAGCGACGTCCATCTCGTGGGCCGCTAGCGAATGGTGCGACATTGGTGGCGACCTGCTTTGGGAGCAGGTCTGCCGGGGAGAGTTCCTGATCTCCGGCGTCCCTGGGCCGCCGGGGTATCGGCACGCGATGATTCGCAAGCGCGCGCCCAGCACGCCGCTGAGTGACCTCGAGCGCGATGCGCTGGAGCGCCTGGTGCGAGGATGTCGGCTGGAGCAGGCGTTCGATCTCCGAGTCCCCGTCGGGACCTCGGCGTCGCTGGCTGCGAGGGCGATCCGCAAGTCCGGCGCCGGCTCACCGATCGGCGTACTGAGGACTTGGAGCATCCTGATGTCTCCAGGCTGCGAAGCGCTCCAGCTGCTGTCCGACGCGCTAGTGGTGCGTACCGCCACAGTGCCACTACCGGAAGAAGAGGAGCTCGACTCACGTGAGCTGGAAGTCCTGACCCTGGTACTGGCCGAGCGCTCCAGCGCAGACATCAGCATGTTGTGTGGTGTGTCCCCACGTGCCGTCGCTCGTCAGCTCGCGGCGATTTTCCGCAAGCTGCAGGTATCAGACCGCTATGAGCTCGCTCACCTGGCGTTCATTGGCCGCCACCCTACACAACACGTGCTTTGA
- the gshB gene encoding glutathione synthase: protein MRLLFVMDPAESMSHDKDTSFAFMRGARALGHTCLHCLPRNIGHQGRDLFADVRPISVSEEASHVSIGGPETVQLADLDAVFIRKDPPFDVDYLHLTQQLDLVRDQTLVVNDPRGLQAANEKLFAFQFAHLMPKSLVTSDRQRILDFVTEVGGQGVIKPLDGAGGMGVLSLTSSDRNARAIVDVLTHEGKQLALVQEYQPAVREGDKRVLLLDGKPLGAILRVPREDDIRANIHVGGTVKPTELSQAEQALVAEVGPVLSKLGLYFVGLDLIGGKLIEVNVTSPTGIQELARHLGRPVEQDVIRWVEANRR from the coding sequence GTGCGCTTGCTGTTTGTGATGGATCCCGCCGAATCCATGTCTCACGACAAGGACACGAGCTTCGCGTTCATGCGCGGCGCTCGCGCGCTGGGGCATACGTGTTTGCACTGTCTTCCCCGCAACATCGGCCATCAAGGTCGTGATTTGTTTGCGGACGTGCGGCCCATCAGCGTCAGCGAAGAGGCCTCCCACGTGAGCATCGGAGGACCCGAAACGGTGCAGCTTGCGGACCTCGATGCGGTGTTCATCCGTAAGGATCCTCCGTTCGATGTGGACTACCTGCACCTCACACAGCAGCTGGATTTGGTGCGCGATCAGACGTTGGTGGTCAACGACCCGCGCGGACTGCAGGCAGCAAACGAGAAGCTGTTTGCCTTCCAGTTCGCACACCTGATGCCGAAGTCTCTGGTGACGAGCGATCGGCAACGCATCCTCGACTTCGTCACCGAAGTCGGTGGTCAAGGGGTGATCAAGCCGCTGGACGGCGCGGGCGGCATGGGTGTGCTCTCGCTCACGTCGTCGGACCGCAATGCGCGCGCCATCGTCGACGTGCTGACTCACGAGGGTAAGCAGCTCGCCCTGGTGCAGGAGTATCAGCCTGCGGTGCGAGAAGGGGACAAGCGCGTCCTGCTGCTGGACGGCAAACCTCTCGGCGCAATCCTACGCGTCCCTCGGGAAGACGACATTCGCGCGAACATCCACGTGGGTGGCACCGTCAAGCCAACGGAGCTGAGCCAGGCGGAGCAGGCCCTCGTCGCTGAGGTGGGGCCCGTCTTGAGCAAGCTCGGCTTGTACTTCGTTGGGCTCGACCTAATCGGCGGCAAGCTGATCGAGGTCAACGTCACCAGCCCAACGGGAATTCAAGAACTTGCACGCCACCTAGGTCGCCCGGTGGAGCAAGACGTGATTCGCTGGGTTGAAGCCAATCGACGCTGA
- a CDS encoding sigma-70 family RNA polymerase sigma factor gives MREEPLESRVRAVLLAHDADAAVVLTLEELGAEVLGFLVARQKSRAEAEDAFSLACERLWQSFDQFDWRCSLRSWFYRLARNAAVDLIRQRGVVGRGAVPLSQAPELQELAARIRTATASHYASERKQEVMALREQLSEEDRELLTLRFERGMSWDEVVEVISGALPADARTKEAARLRKRAQLARDRLQKLARERGLLPNE, from the coding sequence GTGCGCGAAGAGCCTCTAGAGAGCCGGGTGCGGGCCGTGTTGCTAGCCCACGACGCCGACGCTGCGGTCGTTTTGACCTTGGAGGAACTCGGAGCCGAGGTGCTCGGCTTCTTGGTGGCTCGCCAGAAGTCGCGGGCGGAAGCCGAAGACGCCTTCTCGCTTGCTTGTGAGCGCCTTTGGCAAAGCTTCGATCAGTTCGACTGGCGCTGCAGCCTGAGGAGCTGGTTCTATCGCCTCGCGCGCAACGCTGCCGTCGATCTGATCCGTCAGCGTGGAGTGGTTGGCCGAGGCGCAGTGCCCCTGTCCCAGGCGCCTGAACTACAGGAACTCGCCGCTCGTATCCGCACGGCGACGGCGAGCCACTACGCGAGCGAGCGCAAGCAGGAAGTCATGGCGCTACGTGAGCAGCTCTCTGAAGAAGACCGCGAGCTACTCACCCTGCGCTTCGAGCGTGGAATGTCTTGGGACGAGGTGGTCGAAGTGATCAGCGGCGCTCTGCCGGCAGATGCCAGAACGAAAGAGGCGGCACGCTTGAGGAAGCGCGCCCAGCTGGCGCGGGATCGCCTGCAGAAGCTCGCACGGGAACGTGGACTGCTACCGAACGAATGA